One Spirochaetota bacterium DNA window includes the following coding sequences:
- a CDS encoding serine/threonine protein phosphatase: MYYLIGDIHGCLEKLDSLYTRIDEKMNRDDTLVFLGDYIDRGAESFEVIEYLRGLSDRRNCVFLKGNHEGLFLDYAERGLNSNIYRMNGGDSTIRSYRKHRGGLFEVPAGHLDFFNSLRLFFEGENFIAVHAGLNPKIYSIEAQSAHDLTWIREDFFRSNRRWEKTVIFGHTPTIYLTGSYRKIYRDREHNIIGIDTGAVYGGVLSCLRWPDGAEFHS, translated from the coding sequence ATGTATTACCTGATAGGCGATATTCACGGCTGCCTGGAGAAGCTCGATTCCCTTTACACGCGCATAGACGAAAAAATGAACCGGGACGACACCCTCGTGTTCCTGGGCGATTACATCGACAGGGGAGCCGAGTCGTTCGAGGTGATCGAATACCTGCGCGGTCTCTCGGATCGGAGAAATTGCGTTTTCCTGAAAGGCAACCATGAAGGCCTCTTCCTGGATTACGCCGAGCGCGGGCTCAATTCCAACATATACCGGATGAACGGCGGGGACAGCACCATCAGGAGCTACCGTAAGCACCGGGGCGGCCTGTTTGAAGTACCCGCCGGTCACCTGGACTTTTTCAATTCATTGCGGCTATTTTTCGAGGGGGAAAATTTCATTGCGGTTCACGCGGGCCTCAATCCGAAAATATACAGTATAGAGGCGCAATCCGCCCATGACCTGACATGGATCAGGGAGGATTTTTTCCGGTCGAATCGACGGTGGGAAAAAACGGTTATATTCGGACATACGCCTACCATCTACCTTACCGGTTCGTACCGGAAGATATATCGTGATCGCGAGCACAATATTATCGGGATCGATACAGGCGCGGTGTACGGGGGCGTATTGAGCTGCCTCCGCTGGCCCGATGGTGCGGAGTTTCACTCATGA
- a CDS encoding tetratricopeptide repeat protein, with the protein MRFFYFLARKINYTFALVFITVMGGWISGLFGYFIGTAFIVSQDSPLIGYIARWLPWAVGIVAFHHYFEFGMLTGIRIPAFYKSLRSINRNISGNELNPAIPDDELRKLYVYVSELPLYNMIAGVYHAMLAGVFVAVFVYIEMQMTGTFDAGEFRHLIKATGVAMMVLWILYGMSTYLLTEILTGRERATCYNELRRRGIIVNPRMLIGINFKFSFFVILMVLTLITFAALIQKGMYFREIDVTTMVAYFLASVLTAILLMMVNTNSMLRVLNDMKQFSIAVAGGAQHKFEVLSLDREFSVIEFGLMEMAREIEEHRKNMETKVEQRTMELQSALSDLKERDDLIQKQLDIAGTIQRGILPGKIDDWNEMKFSVRYIAMEKIGGDFYDVFQLKGNKLGLLIADVSGHGIPAALVTTMAKIAFGNACAKYDSPRRIFQDVNQSLIDHVKTQDYLTCFFLAFDEEYNLSYSNASHQKAILLRRDEGKIELLDTNGLFIGAIEEARDTYEEKSARLNYNDRIILYTDGISEAVDEQRREYSVERLTEAIRKFKHLTLEDFTSAIIDDVQRYIGNTQVEDDITLMVVELARDEAIDIIKSSKSLVNEGKYYEAIDYLERGLRLYPKNRKLIYNLAKTYFRINNFGKAVESINEYLQHDTRNKYAYYIAGAAHYQMLDYLKAIEMLEEALRIDQNFVNALYAQGMAYKKQGAKIDAIRCFERVVNLDAENRLAEFELSELRKAG; encoded by the coding sequence ATGAGGTTCTTTTATTTTCTCGCCCGCAAAATCAATTACACATTCGCCCTGGTCTTCATCACGGTAATGGGCGGCTGGATAAGCGGCCTCTTTGGCTATTTTATCGGAACCGCGTTCATCGTATCACAGGACAGTCCCCTTATCGGCTATATTGCACGCTGGCTTCCCTGGGCGGTGGGTATTGTCGCGTTTCACCATTATTTCGAATTCGGCATGTTGACGGGAATCAGGATTCCCGCCTTTTATAAATCGCTCCGTTCGATTAACCGCAATATTTCCGGAAACGAGCTGAACCCGGCAATTCCCGACGATGAGCTTCGGAAACTTTATGTCTATGTATCGGAACTGCCCCTCTATAACATGATCGCCGGGGTGTATCATGCCATGCTCGCGGGCGTGTTCGTGGCCGTTTTCGTCTATATCGAAATGCAGATGACCGGGACATTCGATGCCGGGGAATTCCGGCACCTTATCAAGGCCACCGGGGTCGCCATGATGGTGCTCTGGATATTATACGGGATGTCGACCTACCTTCTCACCGAAATCCTGACCGGGAGGGAGAGGGCGACCTGCTATAACGAGCTGAGAAGGCGCGGTATCATTGTAAATCCGCGCATGTTAATCGGGATTAATTTTAAATTCAGCTTCTTCGTTATCCTCATGGTGCTCACCCTCATCACCTTTGCGGCCCTCATCCAGAAGGGCATGTATTTCCGGGAAATCGACGTTACCACGATGGTCGCGTATTTCCTGGCATCGGTGCTGACCGCCATCCTGCTCATGATGGTGAATACGAATTCCATGCTGCGCGTTCTCAACGACATGAAACAATTCTCGATCGCCGTCGCAGGGGGCGCGCAGCATAAATTCGAGGTCCTCTCGCTCGACCGGGAATTCTCGGTCATCGAGTTCGGGCTCATGGAAATGGCGCGGGAGATCGAGGAGCACCGCAAAAACATGGAAACGAAGGTCGAGCAGCGCACCATGGAGCTCCAGAGCGCGCTCTCGGACCTGAAGGAAAGGGACGATCTTATCCAGAAGCAGCTCGATATCGCGGGCACGATACAGCGCGGCATTCTCCCCGGAAAAATAGACGACTGGAACGAAATGAAATTTTCGGTGCGCTACATCGCCATGGAGAAGATAGGCGGCGATTTCTACGACGTGTTCCAGCTCAAGGGAAACAAGCTCGGATTGCTCATCGCGGACGTGTCGGGGCACGGTATACCCGCCGCCCTCGTGACCACGATGGCGAAAATCGCGTTCGGTAACGCATGCGCGAAGTACGATTCCCCCCGGCGTATTTTTCAGGACGTAAACCAGAGCCTTATCGACCACGTGAAAACACAGGATTACCTGACGTGCTTTTTCCTCGCCTTCGACGAGGAATATAATCTGTCGTATTCCAACGCGAGCCATCAGAAGGCCATACTGCTGAGGAGGGACGAGGGAAAAATCGAGCTTCTCGACACCAACGGATTGTTCATCGGGGCCATCGAAGAAGCGCGGGACACCTATGAGGAAAAGTCGGCCAGGCTCAATTACAATGACCGGATAATACTCTATACCGACGGCATCAGCGAAGCGGTCGACGAGCAGCGCCGCGAATACTCGGTCGAGCGGCTCACCGAGGCGATACGCAAGTTCAAGCATCTTACCCTCGAAGACTTTACGAGCGCGATTATAGACGACGTACAGCGCTATATCGGCAACACCCAGGTTGAGGACGACATCACCCTGATGGTCGTCGAGCTCGCCCGTGACGAGGCCATCGACATCATTAAAAGCTCCAAAAGCCTCGTGAATGAGGGAAAGTATTACGAGGCGATCGATTACCTGGAACGGGGACTCCGCCTTTATCCCAAGAACAGGAAGCTCATATACAATCTCGCGAAAACCTATTTCCGTATAAACAATTTCGGGAAGGCCGTGGAGAGCATCAACGAGTACCTGCAGCACGACACGAGAAACAAGTACGCGTATTACATCGCGGGGGCCGCGCATTACCAGATGCTGGATTACCTGAAGGCCATTGAAATGCTCGAGGAAGCGCTGCGGATAGACCAGAATTTCGTGAATGCACTGTACGCGCAGGGAATGGCGTACAAGAAGCAGGGGGCGAAAATCGACGCCATCCGCTGCTTCGAGCGCGTCGTGAACCTGGACGCGGAAAACCGGCTGGCGGAATTCGAGCTGTCGGAATTACGAAAAGCCGGCTAG